The Thermosynechococcus sp. CL-1 genomic interval GAGCCATGCACGGGTATAGAGGCCACTATCCACCCGCTCTTCATCAAAGATCTGCTGGGCAAAGCCGCCAACGCCCCCAGACCGGGGAATAATGGTCACTTTATTGAGGGGATCCGCATGTTTCAAAAGCGTCATCAGTAGAGCATGACCCACTTCGTGGTAGGCAATCAGCCACTTTTTCTTGCTGTCGAGGAGGGGAGTGAGCGTCATGCCAATCGTCACGCGATCAATGGCATCGTCAATTTCGGCATTGGTAATGGCAGGTTTGCGACGCCGAGCAGTGAGAATTGCGGCTTCATTGAGGAGGTTGGCAAGTTCGGCACCCGAAAAGCCGGGAGTACGGCGGGCGATCGCCTCTAGGGACACCTCGGGAGCAATTTTCTTGTCCCGCGCATGGACTTGGAGAATTTGCAGGCGTCCCTTGTAGCTGGGCAAATCCACGGTAATTTGGCGGTCAAAGCGACCCGGACGCAGTAGGGCAGCATCCAAAACATCGGGGCGGTTCGTTGCCGCAATGACAATAATGCCCGTATTCCCCTCAAAGCCATCCATTTCCGTCAGGAGTTGATTGAGGGTTTGCTCGCGCTCATCATTGCCACCGCCAATGCCGGCACCCCGTTGGCGACCGACGGCATCAATTTCATCAATAAACACCAGACAAGGGGCGTTTTCTTTGGCCTTTCTGAAGAGATCCCGCACACGGGAGGCACCGACGCCCACAAACATTTCCACAAATTCAGAACCAGAAATGGAAAAGAAGGGAACCCCGGCTTCACCGGCGATCGCCTTGGCAAGAAGCGTTTTTCCGGTTCCTGGTGGCCCAACTAGCAGCACCCCCTTGGGAATACGGGCACCAATGGAGGTAAATTTCTCTGAATTCTTGAGAAAGGTCACGACTTCCTGCAGCTCTTCTTTGGCCTCTTCAATCCCGGCCACATCGCCAAAGGTCACCCCCGTTTGTGCCTCCATTTGAAAGCGGGCGCGGGATTTGCCAAAGTTGAGAATCTGCCCAGGGCCGCCGGGGGCATTACTTGCCCGCCGCAAAATCATCAGGAATAAAATCAGCAGAAAGAAGCCCAGCATCAAGTTAGAAATGACGCCAACCACTGCCCCATCACTGCTAGAGGGCACCACCCGCACCGTCGTGTCATAGCGGGTACTCACTTGGCGCAGCAGTTCTACGAGTTCAGGATTGCGATCAAAGAGCCGTACCTCTTGGGGGGGAGATTGTTCGGGTTGATCTTTACGGCGAAACTTGGCTAGCCCCTGTTCCTGATAGAGTTCGACGGAGCTGACTTCACCCGCCTTGAGGGCATTGAGGAATTGACTGTAGGAAACGGTGTTGTTATTGCTCGATTGCGCTAAACCAATGTGAGTGGGAGCTAACGAGAGACCCACGACCAAAGCCAGTTGACTCAGCCGTTGGGAAAGGCGTTGAGCGTATTTCATCGGCACCCGTTTCCGAAATTCAGTTCTAATTTCCAGTTTAACAGCGATTTTTTAGTTCCCTAGCGCCTTGGGTCAGCCACAGCCAAGAATCACCGCCCTAAATATAAAATAGGACAGCATTCTCTTTAGAACGCCCATGGGACTGATTGTACAAAAGTATGGCGGCACGTCCGTCGGTAGTGTCGAGCGCATTCAAGCGGTAGCCCGCAGGGTCAAGGCAACTGTGGCAGCGGGACATCAGGTAGTGGTGGTGGTCTCGGCCATGGGCAAAACTACGGATAGCTTGGTGCAACTGGCCTATGCCATTAGCGATCGCCCCAGTCAGCGGGAAATGGATATGCTGCTTTCCACGGGGGAGCAGGTCTCGATCGCCCTATTGACGATGGCGCTCCATGCCTTGGGGGAACCCGCCATCTCCCTCACCGGTGCCCAAGTGGGCATTGTCACCGAACCGGCCCACACCCGTGCCCGCATTCTCCACATTGAGACCCAGCGCCTCGAACGGCACCTCAAAGAAGGACAAGTGGTGGTTGTGGCCGGCTTTCAGGGAATTACTGCTGCTGCGGATTTTGAAGTCACCACCCTTGGGCGGGGTGGCTCGGATACCTCGGCTGTGGCCTTGGCGGCGGCGCTGCGGGCGGATTGCTGCGAAATTTACACCGATGTCCCCGGCATTTTGACCACGGATCCGCGACTGGTGCCCAATGCCCAACTCATGAGCGAGATTACCTGCGATGAAATGCTGGAGTTGGCGAGCCTAGGGGCAAAGGTCTTGCACCCCCGCGCCGTGGAGATTGCCCGCAACTATGGCGTGGATTTGGTGGTGCGCTCCAGTTGGACGGATGATCCCGGTACCCGTGTCATTGCACCATCGCGGCCGCCGCGTCCCGTGGAAAATCTTGAACTGGGCAAACCTGTGGATGGTGTGGCGCTGGATACGGATCAGGCGAAGGTGGCACTACTGCGGGTGGCCGATCGCCCCGGCGTTGCGGCACAGCTTTTTGGCGAACTGGCACGGCAAAACCTTGATGTGGATTTGATTATCCAATCCATTCACGAAGGGCAAACGAACGATATTGCCTTCACCGTGCAAAAGCGCGTTCTTAAACAAGCCGAGGCTGTTGCTGTGGCCTTTTATCCCCGCTTGAATCCACGGGTTGAAGAGACGGATGTGCTCGTGGATGCCGACATTGCCAAGGTGAGTATCACCGGTGCAGGGATGATTGGCCGACCGGGAGTAGCCGCTCAGATGTTTTCGGCCTTGGCGGCAGCGGGCATTAACCTACAAATGATTTCCACCTCTGAAGTGAATGTCAGTTGTACAGTGGCCGCAGCGGATGCAGGTCGAGCGATCGCTGTTCTCTCCCAAACCTTTGATGTGGAAGCCGCCACCACTGTCCCCCAGGAAACCCCCGATGCCCCACCGGTGCGGGGCGTTGCCCTTGATCCCAAGCAGGCGCGGATTGCGATTCGCGATGTGCCCGATCGCCCCGGTATGGCGGCGGCAATTTTCCAGACCCTTGCGGATGCCGCCATTAGCGTGGATATGATTATCCAATCTCAGCGATCGCGCTCCCTAGGGGGGGTGATCACCCGCGATATTGCCTTTACGGTGGCCTCTGCCGATGCCGAGCGAGCCACGGAACTGCTCAGGGGGGTTCAGAGCCAATTGGGCTACGGCGACATCCTCATAGATACAGCGATCGCCAAAGTCAGTATTGTCGGTGTGGGGATGATCCACCGGCCGGGGATTGCTGCGCAAATGTTTGCGGCCCTCGCCCGTGAGAACATCAACATTCAAATGATTGCCACCTCGGAAATTCGCGTGAGTTGTGTGGTGGCAGAATCCGAGGGGGTGCGGGCGCTGCGGGCGGTGCATACGGCCTTTGGTTTAGATGGTGAGGCTCCCGTCGTCATTCCCGATGTCGGTAAATAGACCGCCCCATTGGCAAATTGCCCTTGTCCTCGGCGTGGGCGTGTTGGCGGTTTCTACAGCTGCTGTGCTGGTGCGCTGGGGGGTTGCTGGTTTAGCCACCGATTCCCTAGGCATGACCGTGGGGTTGAGCATTTTCTTGGCCAGTGGTCGCCTGAGTTTGGCTGCTCTCTTTTTGATCCCGCAATTTTACACGTGGCCGTGGCTAGACCTGACTCGCCAAAATCTGCGTTGGGCACTGGCGGCCGGGGTTGCCCTTGCGGCGCACTTTAGTCTCTGGTTTACGTCACTGAACTACACCTCGGTGGCAGCCTCAACCACATTGGTGACCACAACGCCCATCTGGTCGGCGCTCGTCGGGTACCTTTGGCAGCGACAAACCCTTCAACCCCGTGCTTGGGTGGGCATGGCGATCGCCCTTGGTGGCAGTGCCCTAATTGGGACGGCAGAACCGACCAGTGCTGTCGCAAGGAACCCCCTACTCGGAAATGCGCTGGCGATCGCGGCGGCGTGGGCGGTCAGTGCCTACTTTATTTGTGGTCAAGCGGCTCAAAAGGCGGGTCTGGCGATTCACCACTACGCCCTTGTTGCCTATGCCACTGCTGCTGTGGTGCTCCTCCCCTTGCCGCCACTGCTGGGTCTGACTTACGGAGGTTGGCCGCTGAAGCTCTATGGTGCGATTCTCCTGCTGGCTTTGATCCCCCAGTTGGTGGGGCACACCAGTCTCAATTGGGGGGTGCGTTGGCTCTCCCCCACATGGGTAACTCTTCTGGTGTTGGCAGAACCGATTGCTGCGAGTCTCTTTGCCCTGCTGCTCTTTGGTGAGGTGCCGACAACGGCAGTGATGACGGGGGGCAGTCTGGTGCTGGTGGGTTTAAGTGTAGCACTGTGGCCTCGTCCCTAGGGGGGTTTCGGCGATCGCCGCCGCTGTTTGAGGGTATCCAAAGCATCCCCCAAGGCGGTAATGAGTCCCTCACGGGTACGGGCATGATTTTGCCGTTCCTCCTCTAGGGCACGCCGTAGCCGTTCATTGTCCAAGAGGGCTTCAATCAGTTGTGCCTGAAGTTCGGCAACAGAGGTTTCACTGCGCACGCGGGCCTCAATCCGTGCCCGTTCATCCGCCCATTCCGGGGCTTCGGGATCTACAGGCGGTTGGGGCGGTTCAGGAACCAGTGACGGCAGTTCATTTGCTCGCGCCTGCGCCCGTTGCAGTTGCTCTTGCAGACGTTGAAGCTGTTCCTGAAAATCTGCCACAGTGGATAAGGCACAGTTAGAAATTCTAGGGCTATTTTGATACGAGTATCCTCAGAAAACAAGGGTCAAGATATATTCGTGAGTAGCGAGGCACTCCAAGCATGGTGGCACTGGGCACAGGCGATCATTCCAGCCCCTGAGCGCGAGAGTGGCCTACGGGAGTTAAAACAATTTCTCAGTGCCTTCACACAGTTGAGTCCCCTTGACATCACCCTGCGCCGATTTCCGCCCGAGATTCCTCTAAAACTGCCCCTTGCAGAACTCCAAGAGCGTTGGCAACGCCGCTGGCAGGAGCGGGTTCCCCTGCAATATCTCATTGGTACGGTTCACTGGCACGATCTGGAATTAGTTGTCACCCCCAGTGTGTTGATTCCTCGGCCAGAAACAGAGGAACTCCTAGAAGTGGTGGCAGTAACGGTACCCCCTTGGCAACAACAGGGGCATTGGCTGGATTTGGGCACAGGGAGTGGGGCGATCGCTATTGGGTTGGCGCGGTTATTTGCGGCGGCGCTGGTGCATGCTGTAGATTGTAGCCCTGAGGCCCTAGAGGTCGCGCAAGTCAATATTCAAAAGTACGCTTTGGGCGATCGCGTGCGCTGCTATGTTGGCAGTTGGTTTGCCCCCCTTACCCATCTGCAAGGGCAGGTGCAGGGCATCGTCAGTAATCCTCCCTATATTCCCACCAGCCTAGTGGCCACTCTCCAACCTGAGGTGCAGTACCATGAACCCCCCCTTGCCCTCGATGGTGGTGCGGATGGCTTGCAGGCGATTCGTCAGATTGTTGAGACGGCGCCAGAGTATCTTCAGCCCCAAGGCTGGCTCTTTATCGAATTGATGGCAACCCAAGGGGAAGCTGTGGCGGCGCTAGCAATGGCCACCCAAGCCTATGAACGAGTGGAAATTCTTCGGGATCTCAGTGGCCACGATCGCTTTTTGCTCGCTCAAGCAGTTTAGCCGCGATCCCAGCGCCAGAGGGCAACCATCAGGGCAACCACTCCGATTTGTAATGCCAGATTCCACACCAAATCGTTACCAGCAGTGCCCGCCAATCCCTTGAGGCCAAGGATAAAGGCACCCATGAGGCCGGAAGCGGCAAAAACGGCATAGAAAACGCGCCGTAGTCCCCGATAGGGAGCGGCTGCCTCGGCTCGCAGGCGATCGCGCAGGGTTGATTGAGTCACTTCAGCCGGTTGCTGCGGTTTGTGAGTAGCCATTTTGATTTTCCCATCACCTGAAAATATCCTACGTCCCTACAATGGGGAACGGTGTGCATCAATAACGGTCTAAGGCCGTAGGCCAAAAGAGATGTGAGGAGTTTGATATGCATTGGCAGCGAATCAGTGTAGCACTGGCGATCGCCTTGGGTAGCACGGTTGCAATTCCCCAACTCAGTCAACCCTCCCAAAATACTGGTGCAGGGACACTCCGCTGGAGCGATGCTTCCTTTCCTGTGGAAAATTTCCAAGGCTATACCTCTCCCTTTGGCTACCGGCGATCGCCCACGGGGGAACCCACGACCGAATTTCACAATGGCCTTGATTTTGCCGCTCCTCAAGGGAGCTATATCCGTAATTGGTGGGTTGGGCAGGTGATTGAAGTTTCCGATCACACCGCCTGTGGCACACTGGTACGAATTCAATCGGGGGCTTGGGAACACGTTTACTGCCACATGATGGGGCGGGTTGAGCAGACCCCCCAAGGCCGAGCCATGGTCGATCGCGCCGGTGGCCTTTTCATCCTAGAGGGGCAGCGGGTACCCACGGGGGCACGTATTGGTCGCGTGGGCATGACAGGCCGCACCACCGGACCTCACCTTCACTGGACGCTCCGCCACCGAGGGCAATTGGTCAACCCTGCCGT includes:
- the ftsH gene encoding ATP-dependent zinc metalloprotease FtsH, yielding MKYAQRLSQRLSQLALVVGLSLAPTHIGLAQSSNNNTVSYSQFLNALKAGEVSSVELYQEQGLAKFRRKDQPEQSPPQEVRLFDRNPELVELLRQVSTRYDTTVRVVPSSSDGAVVGVISNLMLGFFLLILFLMILRRASNAPGGPGQILNFGKSRARFQMEAQTGVTFGDVAGIEEAKEELQEVVTFLKNSEKFTSIGARIPKGVLLVGPPGTGKTLLAKAIAGEAGVPFFSISGSEFVEMFVGVGASRVRDLFRKAKENAPCLVFIDEIDAVGRQRGAGIGGGNDEREQTLNQLLTEMDGFEGNTGIIVIAATNRPDVLDAALLRPGRFDRQITVDLPSYKGRLQILQVHARDKKIAPEVSLEAIARRTPGFSGAELANLLNEAAILTARRRKPAITNAEIDDAIDRVTIGMTLTPLLDSKKKWLIAYHEVGHALLMTLLKHADPLNKVTIIPRSGGVGGFAQQIFDEERVDSGLYTRAWLLDEITILLGGRAAEVEIFGDAEVTVGASSDLRAVANLAREMVTRYGMSDLGHLALETPGNEVFLGRDLMPRAEYSEAVAVQIDHQVREIVMHCYEIARKLIREHRVAIDKLVELLLEKETIDGDEFRALVRQYTTLPVKEPTWKATATPVSFRQSAQPS
- a CDS encoding aspartate kinase, which translates into the protein MGLIVQKYGGTSVGSVERIQAVARRVKATVAAGHQVVVVVSAMGKTTDSLVQLAYAISDRPSQREMDMLLSTGEQVSIALLTMALHALGEPAISLTGAQVGIVTEPAHTRARILHIETQRLERHLKEGQVVVVAGFQGITAAADFEVTTLGRGGSDTSAVALAAALRADCCEIYTDVPGILTTDPRLVPNAQLMSEITCDEMLELASLGAKVLHPRAVEIARNYGVDLVVRSSWTDDPGTRVIAPSRPPRPVENLELGKPVDGVALDTDQAKVALLRVADRPGVAAQLFGELARQNLDVDLIIQSIHEGQTNDIAFTVQKRVLKQAEAVAVAFYPRLNPRVEETDVLVDADIAKVSITGAGMIGRPGVAAQMFSALAAAGINLQMISTSEVNVSCTVAAADAGRAIAVLSQTFDVEAATTVPQETPDAPPVRGVALDPKQARIAIRDVPDRPGMAAAIFQTLADAAISVDMIIQSQRSRSLGGVITRDIAFTVASADAERATELLRGVQSQLGYGDILIDTAIAKVSIVGVGMIHRPGIAAQMFAALARENINIQMIATSEIRVSCVVAESEGVRALRAVHTAFGLDGEAPVVIPDVGK
- a CDS encoding DMT family transporter, whose product is MSVNRPPHWQIALVLGVGVLAVSTAAVLVRWGVAGLATDSLGMTVGLSIFLASGRLSLAALFLIPQFYTWPWLDLTRQNLRWALAAGVALAAHFSLWFTSLNYTSVAASTTLVTTTPIWSALVGYLWQRQTLQPRAWVGMAIALGGSALIGTAEPTSAVARNPLLGNALAIAAAWAVSAYFICGQAAQKAGLAIHHYALVAYATAAVVLLPLPPLLGLTYGGWPLKLYGAILLLALIPQLVGHTSLNWGVRWLSPTWVTLLVLAEPIAASLFALLLFGEVPTTAVMTGGSLVLVGLSVALWPRP
- the prmC gene encoding peptide chain release factor N(5)-glutamine methyltransferase; this encodes MSSEALQAWWHWAQAIIPAPERESGLRELKQFLSAFTQLSPLDITLRRFPPEIPLKLPLAELQERWQRRWQERVPLQYLIGTVHWHDLELVVTPSVLIPRPETEELLEVVAVTVPPWQQQGHWLDLGTGSGAIAIGLARLFAAALVHAVDCSPEALEVAQVNIQKYALGDRVRCYVGSWFAPLTHLQGQVQGIVSNPPYIPTSLVATLQPEVQYHEPPLALDGGADGLQAIRQIVETAPEYLQPQGWLFIELMATQGEAVAALAMATQAYERVEILRDLSGHDRFLLAQAV
- a CDS encoding DUF3493 domain-containing protein — encoded protein: MATHKPQQPAEVTQSTLRDRLRAEAAAPYRGLRRVFYAVFAASGLMGAFILGLKGLAGTAGNDLVWNLALQIGVVALMVALWRWDRG
- a CDS encoding M23 family metallopeptidase; this translates as MHWQRISVALAIALGSTVAIPQLSQPSQNTGAGTLRWSDASFPVENFQGYTSPFGYRRSPTGEPTTEFHNGLDFAAPQGSYIRNWWVGQVIEVSDHTACGTLVRIQSGAWEHVYCHMMGRVEQTPQGRAMVDRAGGLFILEGQRVPTGARIGRVGMTGRTTGPHLHWTLRHRGQLVNPAVVLQAMYGSQAQR